The sequence below is a genomic window from Cryobacterium arcticum.
GACCCGCTGAAGAGATCCATGACCTGGCGCTCGAACTCGAAGCATAGGTCGCGTCTGTCGGCTCGGATATGGAGCAGGATGTCGCCCGGGGTCGATGGAGCGTTGTGGTGCGCGCCGGTGACGGGCCGGAAGGAATGGAGCTCCCGTGGGAGTGGACTGCGAGTGACCTCGACCCAGGTGCGAGCGCCAATGCCGACTGTGCAGGACAGAGCCGCGTCGAGGTCGCGAAACGCAACGTTCTTGAGGATGTCCGAGATCGCGGCCAGCGTCGCGCGAACATTCTCGACCGCACCGGGAACGTCTGTCACCGACAGCACAAGAAAGACGGCCGTGCTGCTCAGCGGCGCATCCACACTCTGGGATTCGATCGGGACACGTCGCGACGACACGCTCATACGGCGGCCCGACCCAGAACGGCGGGACTCTCGCGGCGTGACTCTGCGGGAGCTGCAGCGGCCGGGACCGCGGCCCCGTTCCACAAGCGCAGGAGCTTCAGGGCCAGATGCAAGGTGCTGCGTTTGAGGCCATCCCCCAAAGCCTCGCGCACGATCTCGGGCATGCTCTCGAGTCGGTAGTACAGCGTCGTGCGATGGATGTGCAGTGTTGAACAGGCGCTTGCCACGTTGCATCCGGAATCGAGGTACGTCTCAACGGTCAGCCTGCGCATGGGGTCGGAACGCCAGAGTTCGTTCGCTGCGGGAGACGCCGAGATTATGAGTTCTGGGTCCCCGCCTATCGCGTGCAGTAGGCGCCAAGCCCCAAGATCTTCCGCCCGGTTCGAGGGGAGCGTGTCTCCGAGCTGGAGGACGATCTCGGCCGTGGTCCGAGCTTCGTCAATGGCCCGCATCAGATCGTCCTCCTCGGAGCGGAGGGCGGCCGAGCCGATGGCTGTGACCTGGACCCCTGGGGGTGTCAAAGAGTGAACCCATTCTTCGATGGGAACGTCGGCCCTGCGTTCCGACGTCACGAGGATGTAGCCGCCGACGTCCATGAGGACAACCGTGTGATCCCGACCATTCAGCGTCAACGCTCGCTCGAATTCTTCGAGCGAGCCGTTCTCGATGGCATCGACAAGGAGCGCTCGAACGCGCACATCGCCGTAGGAATCGATCCAGTGTCGCGAGCGCGCCGTGCGAAGCGCGTGCCGGCGCCGTTCACGGTGGTGACTGTGCAGGTCAAGCAGCACGAAGTGGCGGTCATCCTTGACGTTCCGTAGTGAATCGAAGGCGTTCTCAGTACCGGCAACACGGTTCATCAGGACCTCCACTTGGTTCATGCGGTAGTTGTACCGCCCAAGGTAAGCGAGGAGGCCGGTCGCGCGCGTGGCCCTCCGAGAGCTACCTTCGTCGGACAGCGCAGGCCGTGGACGCTGACGGCGCGGGTCGAGGTCATTTTCGATAGCTGAAGTGCTTGCCGGTCTGTCCGGTTGCTCCGAACACGAGGAACGTCTGTCGAATGCTCACTGGGTGATCTCCGTGGGGTCGATGGTGACAACGAGCTTGGTTGCAGAGACGCCCGTGCGGAGTGCCGTCAGGGCCCCAGGCACCCGTTCGAGTCCGCTGCCGACAATCGTCGGATCGGGTGCCGGCCGGAATTGTCCGCTGCTGAGTGCGACAGGAAGGAAGTCCCGGAAGATGGCTGGGCCGACGGGGGTCTGCACGGGAGTGCCGCCCCAAATGCTCGTCACCCGGATGCCGCGCACGCGTGCGAGGAGTGCCCGTGAGCGGGTGAGCGGGTCGGGGTAGGCGGACGCTATGTGCTTCGTGCCGGAGGTTCGGGCGACGATACGCAGGGCGTGGGTGAGCGCCCCGCTTCCGATCGCCATCGTGCCGGCCAGGTCGCGATGCCCGATCGCTTCCACAATCTGACGATCCACCTCCGCGTCGCGGTAGTCGAAGACGGCCTCCGCTCCCAACGACCGCACGAAGTCGTGATTTCGGCGCCCGGCTGTGGCGATAACCGTGTAGCCGCTGGCTCGCGCGAGCTGCACAGCGTTGCTGCCGACACTCGTCGAGGCGCCCCACACGAGGACTACGTCTCCACGAGGCGACGGCGACGAGGTCGGAAGCGGCAGGGCAAGCTGGTCCTTCTCGTACAACCCCGCGGCCGCGGTCGAAAGCCCGAGCGGCAGAACCGCGGCTTGCTCGAACGTCACGGTGTCGGGCAACTCGGCACAGACCCGCTCGAGCATGGTGACGTACCGCTGGAAGCCACCCTCTTCGGAACTGTTGCGGAGCCGCTCTTGTCCGGCTGCGTAACCAACGACTCGGTCGCCCACCTGGAATCGTGTCGTTCCGTCGCCGACCGCGGCGATCTCACCGGCCACGTCGCTGCCCAGGACGGTCGGGTACCGCACCCACGGAGTCACAAGACGACGGAATGGCCCGGTGATCGCGTCCACGGGGTTCACCGCGACCGCGCGAACTCGCACGACGACCTGTCCCGGACCCGGTGTGGGCAGGGTCGACGTTCGAACCTCAAAACGTCCTCGAGTATCGAGAAGCCAGAGCGCTTCGTTCGCTGCGTTCACGTTGGTGCCGCTCACGGGCGCAGCGCCGGCGGCTACCGCGGAATCTGCTGGGTGGCTGTTTGCCGGTGACATGTGTGGCTCCTCTTCGTGTAATGACATCTCGTGTCATCATATGGCTCATTACACGTCGTGTCATCACGTACACTCGT
It includes:
- a CDS encoding helix-turn-helix domain-containing protein, whose protein sequence is MNQVEVLMNRVAGTENAFDSLRNVKDDRHFVLLDLHSHHRERRRHALRTARSRHWIDSYGDVRVRALLVDAIENGSLEEFERALTLNGRDHTVVLMDVGGYILVTSERRADVPIEEWVHSLTPPGVQVTAIGSAALRSEEDDLMRAIDEARTTAEIVLQLGDTLPSNRAEDLGAWRLLHAIGGDPELIISASPAANELWRSDPMRRLTVETYLDSGCNVASACSTLHIHRTTLYYRLESMPEIVREALGDGLKRSTLHLALKLLRLWNGAAVPAAAAPAESRRESPAVLGRAAV
- a CDS encoding zinc-binding alcohol dehydrogenase family protein codes for the protein MSPANSHPADSAVAAGAAPVSGTNVNAANEALWLLDTRGRFEVRTSTLPTPGPGQVVVRVRAVAVNPVDAITGPFRRLVTPWVRYPTVLGSDVAGEIAAVGDGTTRFQVGDRVVGYAAGQERLRNSSEEGGFQRYVTMLERVCAELPDTVTFEQAAVLPLGLSTAAAGLYEKDQLALPLPTSSPSPRGDVVLVWGASTSVGSNAVQLARASGYTVIATAGRRNHDFVRSLGAEAVFDYRDAEVDRQIVEAIGHRDLAGTMAIGSGALTHALRIVARTSGTKHIASAYPDPLTRSRALLARVRGIRVTSIWGGTPVQTPVGPAIFRDFLPVALSSGQFRPAPDPTIVGSGLERVPGALTALRTGVSATKLVVTIDPTEITQ